A DNA window from Comamonas sp. 26 contains the following coding sequences:
- a CDS encoding SPOR domain-containing protein: MKNQQRGGTILGLIFGMVIGLAAALAVAIYVTKVPVPFLNKGGNNNQRDAAEAERNKNWDPNAPLQSRQPAQPPVATPVQPPSEVTVTPPTPAAQPTATGGVTTPEVPATPSKPVAEKEKPSKPATGDPLGDLVKERSAASEKAEKARADKEKAAAQAPSSSDTAFNYFVQAGAFRGQSEAEAQRAKLAMLGWESRISEREQNGITVFRVRVGPFSKRDDAEQLKGKLDGAGVDSTLVRSGK, translated from the coding sequence TCGGCCTGGCTGCGGCTCTGGCCGTGGCCATTTATGTGACCAAGGTGCCTGTGCCGTTCCTCAACAAGGGCGGCAACAACAACCAGCGTGATGCCGCCGAGGCCGAGCGCAATAAGAACTGGGACCCCAACGCCCCGCTGCAAAGCCGCCAGCCCGCGCAGCCCCCCGTGGCCACGCCTGTGCAGCCGCCCAGCGAAGTGACGGTAACGCCCCCCACGCCTGCGGCCCAGCCCACAGCGACGGGCGGTGTGACTACGCCTGAAGTGCCAGCAACACCCTCAAAGCCGGTGGCTGAAAAAGAAAAGCCCAGCAAGCCCGCCACTGGCGATCCGCTGGGTGATCTGGTCAAGGAGCGTTCTGCTGCTTCTGAAAAGGCCGAAAAAGCACGTGCTGACAAGGAAAAAGCGGCTGCGCAGGCACCAAGCTCCTCTGATACTGCCTTCAACTACTTTGTGCAGGCCGGTGCTTTCCGCGGGCAGAGCGAAGCCGAAGCGCAGCGCGCCAAGCTGGCCATGCTGGGCTGGGAGTCGCGTATCAGCGAGCGTGAGCAAAACGGTATTACCGTCTTCCGCGTGCGCGTGGGTCCATTTAGCAAGCGTGATGACGCCGAGCAGCTCAAAGGAAAGCTCGATGGCGCTGGTGTGGATTCCACGCTGGTGAGGTCGGGGAAATAA
- a CDS encoding thiol:disulfide interchange protein DsbA/DsbL: protein MKRREFSLAASAAAAGALTLGTSSSWAQAAAPKEGNDYIKLAKPASVSAPAGKVEVIEFFWYSCPHCNAFEPQFEAWAKSQPADVVVRRVPVAFNASFLPQQKLYFTLEGMNLLPQLHAKVFRAIHVERNGLKNDDAIFEWIGKQGVDVAKFKEVYNSFTVANQARKAAQLQNEYDVEGVPAMGVAGRYYTDGTKAGNMDNVLRVVNALIASSRKA from the coding sequence ATGAAACGTCGCGAATTCTCTCTGGCTGCTTCGGCAGCTGCTGCCGGTGCCCTGACTTTGGGTACGTCCTCCAGCTGGGCCCAAGCCGCAGCCCCCAAGGAAGGCAATGACTACATCAAGCTCGCCAAGCCTGCCAGCGTGAGCGCACCTGCCGGCAAGGTCGAGGTGATCGAGTTCTTCTGGTACAGCTGCCCGCACTGCAATGCGTTCGAGCCCCAGTTTGAAGCCTGGGCCAAGAGCCAGCCTGCCGATGTGGTGGTGCGCCGCGTGCCTGTGGCTTTCAATGCCTCCTTCCTGCCCCAGCAAAAGCTGTACTTCACACTGGAAGGCATGAACCTGCTGCCCCAGCTGCACGCCAAGGTGTTCCGTGCCATTCACGTGGAGCGCAACGGTCTGAAGAACGACGATGCCATCTTTGAATGGATCGGCAAGCAAGGCGTGGATGTGGCCAAGTTCAAGGAGGTCTACAACTCCTTTACTGTGGCCAATCAGGCGCGCAAGGCTGCGCAGCTGCAAAACGAGTACGACGTGGAAGGTGTGCCCGCCATGGGCGTGGCCGGCCGCTACTACACTGACGGCACCAAGGCCGGCAATATGGACAACGTGCTGCGCGTCGTCAATGCGCTGATTGCCTCCAGCCGCAAGGCATAA
- the lptA gene encoding lipopolysaccharide transport periplasmic protein LptA — translation MKKSLLPLALACALAAATGITHAEKADSAKPMNIEADALRHDELQQTSVFTGNVVMTKGTIVLRGVQLDVRQDAEGYQFGVIKAEPGKRAFFRQKRDSVPGQPEEFIEGEGEVIEYDGKADIVKFIRRGEMRRYRGGQLSDQVTGSIIVYNNITDVYTVDGEKTSGGLPSSSIGQGGRVRAIMAPKEGTPGAQPKPATPATQLRQSMTLGGEKADEKK, via the coding sequence ATGAAAAAATCACTCCTACCTCTTGCGCTGGCCTGCGCCCTGGCAGCAGCGACCGGCATTACGCATGCCGAAAAAGCCGACAGCGCCAAGCCCATGAATATCGAGGCGGATGCGCTGCGCCACGACGAGCTGCAGCAGACCAGCGTCTTCACCGGTAATGTGGTGATGACCAAGGGCACCATCGTGCTGCGTGGCGTACAGCTGGATGTGCGCCAGGATGCCGAGGGCTACCAGTTCGGAGTGATCAAGGCCGAGCCGGGCAAGCGCGCCTTCTTCCGCCAGAAGCGCGACAGTGTGCCGGGTCAGCCTGAAGAATTCATCGAAGGCGAAGGCGAAGTCATCGAGTACGACGGCAAGGCCGATATCGTCAAGTTCATTCGCCGTGGCGAGATGCGCCGCTACCGTGGCGGCCAGCTCAGTGATCAGGTCACCGGCTCCATCATCGTCTACAACAACATCACGGACGTCTATACGGTCGATGGCGAGAAGACCAGCGGCGGCTTGCCCAGCTCTTCCATCGGTCAGGGCGGTCGTGTGCGCGCCATCATGGCACCCAAGGAAGGCACGCCGGGCGCTCAGCCCAAGCCTGCGACACCGGCTACGCAATTGCGCCAGAGCATGACTCTGGGTGGCGAGAAGGCGGACGAGAAGAAATGA
- the lptB gene encoding LPS export ABC transporter ATP-binding protein: MIEPTFSSSRTGESTSRLEAKHLAKSYGSRKVVKDVSLSVQKGEVVGLLGPNGAGKTTSFYMIVGLVRSDGGEIFIDGQPVGGMPIHQRSRLGLSYLPQEASIFRKLSVEDNVRAVLELQKDEQGKALTQGEIEKRLTGLLQELRVEHLRQSPALALSGGERRRVEIARALATQPRFILLDEPFAGIDPIAVIEIQRIIGFLKERGIGVLITDHNVRETLGICDHAFIISDGHVLAEGTPEEIVENADVRRVYLGEHFRM; encoded by the coding sequence ATGATTGAGCCCACCTTCTCCAGCAGCCGCACCGGCGAGTCTACGAGTCGTCTGGAAGCCAAGCATCTGGCCAAGTCCTATGGCAGCCGCAAGGTGGTCAAGGACGTGTCCCTGTCCGTGCAAAAAGGCGAGGTGGTCGGTCTGCTCGGCCCTAATGGTGCGGGTAAGACCACATCGTTTTACATGATCGTGGGTCTGGTGCGCAGCGATGGTGGCGAGATCTTTATTGATGGTCAGCCTGTCGGAGGCATGCCTATTCACCAGCGCTCGCGCCTGGGCCTGTCCTATCTGCCTCAGGAAGCATCCATCTTCCGCAAGCTCAGCGTGGAAGACAATGTGCGCGCCGTGCTGGAGCTGCAAAAAGACGAGCAGGGCAAGGCGCTGACGCAGGGCGAGATCGAAAAACGCCTGACCGGCCTGCTGCAGGAGCTGCGCGTTGAGCACCTGCGCCAGTCGCCCGCGCTGGCGCTGTCCGGCGGTGAGCGTCGCCGCGTGGAAATCGCGCGTGCACTGGCGACTCAGCCGCGTTTCATTCTGCTGGATGAACCCTTTGCCGGTATCGATCCGATTGCCGTGATCGAGATTCAGCGCATCATTGGCTTCCTCAAGGAGCGCGGCATTGGTGTGCTGATTACCGACCACAACGTGCGCGAAACACTGGGCATTTGCGACCATGCTTTCATCATCAGCGATGGGCATGTGCTGGCCGAAGGCACCCCCGAGGAGATTGTGGAGAACGCCGATGTGCGCCGCGTCTACCTGGGCGAACATTTCCGTATGTGA
- a CDS encoding RNA polymerase factor sigma-54, with protein sequence MKPGLSLRVSQHLSLTPQLQQSIQLLQLSTLELAQEVEQMLVDNPFLERAGDEADAGSDAPAEIAPTAHEYSASDHISSEKETGQAQTATDSVAETPSAETPEALNWDADGIDGQDGEWGGESSSEWDSPSGSGSTRNRDGDGETDAIDLAREHESLTAFLHRQALSLRLGAEDCAALRFLIESLNDDGYLEDPLQELARSLAGDDLEEREELEQRFAIALKLLQSLEPVGVGARDLSECLQLQLRDLIHTAEDEGTTEAHMNRLKLAQAICKQPMDLLARRDLRKLTSLCGAREEPLREAMSLIAGLEPRPGRRFVDVERNIIVPDVIVRPVRVSSGRVDFSVQLNADVMPRLRVHDIYAGVLRRHKSSEGHAALQQQLQEARWFIKNIQQRFDTILRVSQAIVERQKNFFVHGELAMRPLVLRDIADQLGLHESTISRVTTAKYMATPQGTFELKYFFGSGLGTETGGSASSTAVRALIKQFVDAESPKKPLSDAKLADMLKEQGIECARRTVAKYREQLKIPTTTLRKAL encoded by the coding sequence ATGAAGCCAGGTCTCTCGCTACGCGTTTCGCAGCATCTCTCGCTCACGCCGCAGTTGCAGCAGTCCATTCAGCTGCTGCAGCTGTCCACGCTGGAGCTGGCGCAGGAAGTCGAACAGATGCTGGTCGACAACCCATTTCTGGAACGCGCTGGCGATGAGGCTGATGCAGGAAGCGATGCTCCTGCGGAGATAGCGCCTACCGCTCATGAATACAGCGCTTCAGACCATATTTCATCTGAAAAAGAGACAGGACAGGCGCAAACAGCTACTGACTCTGTAGCAGAGACCCCCAGCGCCGAAACCCCGGAAGCACTGAACTGGGATGCCGACGGCATTGACGGCCAGGATGGCGAGTGGGGCGGTGAATCCAGCAGCGAGTGGGACTCCCCCTCGGGCAGTGGCTCCACCCGCAACCGCGATGGTGATGGCGAAACCGATGCCATTGATCTGGCCCGCGAGCACGAAAGCCTGACCGCATTTCTGCACCGGCAAGCGCTTAGCCTGCGTCTGGGTGCCGAAGACTGCGCGGCGCTACGCTTTTTGATCGAATCGCTCAACGACGACGGCTACCTTGAAGACCCGTTGCAGGAGCTGGCCCGGAGTCTGGCGGGCGACGATCTGGAAGAGCGCGAAGAGCTGGAGCAGCGCTTTGCCATTGCGCTGAAGCTGCTGCAAAGTCTGGAGCCTGTGGGCGTGGGTGCGCGTGATCTGTCCGAATGCCTGCAGCTGCAGCTGCGTGATTTGATTCACACCGCTGAGGACGAAGGCACGACCGAGGCGCACATGAACCGCTTGAAGCTGGCGCAGGCCATTTGCAAGCAGCCCATGGACTTGCTGGCGCGGCGCGACCTGCGCAAGCTCACCAGCCTGTGCGGCGCGCGCGAGGAGCCGCTGCGCGAAGCCATGAGCCTTATTGCGGGGCTGGAGCCGCGCCCCGGTCGCCGCTTTGTGGATGTGGAGCGCAATATCATCGTCCCCGATGTCATCGTGCGTCCGGTGCGCGTCAGCTCAGGGCGCGTCGATTTTTCCGTGCAGCTCAATGCCGATGTGATGCCGCGCCTGCGGGTGCATGACATTTACGCAGGCGTGCTGCGCCGCCACAAAAGCAGCGAAGGCCATGCCGCGCTGCAACAGCAATTGCAGGAGGCGCGCTGGTTCATCAAGAACATTCAGCAGCGCTTTGACACCATCTTGCGCGTGTCGCAAGCGATTGTGGAGCGGCAGAAAAACTTCTTTGTGCATGGCGAGCTGGCCATGCGCCCGCTGGTGCTGCGCGATATTGCCGATCAGCTGGGCCTGCACGAATCCACCATCAGCCGTGTGACCACGGCCAAGTACATGGCCACGCCGCAGGGCACGTTTGAGCTCAAATACTTCTTTGGCTCGGGTCTGGGAACGGAGACCGGCGGCAGCGCCTCCAGCACCGCAGTGCGGGCGCTGATCAAGCAGTTTGTGGATGCCGAGAGTCCTAAAAAGCCGCTATCCGATGCCAAGCTGGCCGATATGCTCAAGGAGCAGGGCATTGAATGCGCGCGTCGCACGGTGGCCAAGTACCGCGAGCAGCTCAAGATACCGACGACGACGCTGCGCAAGGCGTTGTAG